A part of Limihaloglobus sulfuriphilus genomic DNA contains:
- a CDS encoding uroporphyrinogen decarboxylase family protein yields MAQTPREIVKNALTFNYPERLPRHLWYLPWAEKHHPQALAEVKEKYPDDFVYPPNIYNDSPVSKGDPFKVGTYIDEWGCKFENIHEGIIGEVKEPVVTDINDLSTMHVPWDIMPDDLHKARDEVNRFCAETDKFVFAAACPRPWERMQFLRGTVDAMMDIMSSPEQSKKLLEKMHDFDMKLLEFWAGTDVDALTFMDDWGSQNSLLIPPPLWAEMFKPLYKDYCDLAKANNKFIFMHSDGHITAIYPHLIEIGVSAVNSQLFCMDMDELAKIAKGKITFWGEIDRQHVLPDTNEANVRAAVRKVADTLYDPAGGIIAQFELSPGSYGPNACIIYDEWDKIHAQRRGR; encoded by the coding sequence ATGGCACAAACGCCCCGTGAAATAGTAAAAAACGCACTTACATTTAACTACCCTGAGCGTCTGCCCAGGCATCTGTGGTATCTGCCCTGGGCAGAAAAGCACCATCCTCAGGCACTGGCAGAGGTTAAGGAGAAATACCCCGATGACTTTGTGTATCCCCCAAACATATATAATGACTCGCCCGTGTCCAAGGGAGACCCCTTCAAGGTAGGGACATATATCGACGAATGGGGCTGCAAATTCGAGAACATCCATGAGGGCATCATAGGCGAGGTCAAGGAGCCGGTCGTTACAGACATCAACGATCTCTCCACGATGCACGTTCCATGGGACATAATGCCCGATGATTTGCACAAGGCCAGAGACGAGGTAAACAGATTCTGCGCCGAGACGGACAAGTTCGTATTCGCCGCGGCGTGTCCCCGGCCATGGGAGCGTATGCAGTTCCTTCGCGGCACGGTTGATGCTATGATGGATATAATGAGCTCGCCGGAGCAGTCAAAGAAGCTGCTGGAGAAGATGCACGATTTTGACATGAAACTGCTGGAGTTCTGGGCGGGAACGGACGTTGACGCGCTGACATTCATGGACGACTGGGGCTCGCAGAATTCTCTGCTGATTCCGCCTCCGCTGTGGGCCGAGATGTTCAAGCCGCTCTACAAGGATTACTGCGACCTGGCAAAGGCAAACAACAAGTTTATCTTTATGCACAGTGACGGACATATAACCGCGATATATCCACACCTGATCGAGATCGGCGTTAGTGCGGTCAACTCACAGCTGTTCTGCATGGATATGGATGAGCTGGCGAAGATCGCAAAGGGCAAGATTACATTCTGGGGCGAGATTGACCGCCAGCATGTATTGCCGGATACAAACGAGGCAAACGTCCGCGCCGCGGTACGCAAGGTAGCAGACACACTTTATGACCCGGCGGGCGGAATAATCGCCCAGTTTGAGCTTAGCCCCGGTTCATACGGCCCTAACGCCTGCATTATCTACGATGAGTGGGACAAAATCCACGCCCAGCGCCGCGGCAGATAG
- a CDS encoding DUF4920 domain-containing protein has product MKKTMINITASAVILAAALFIAGCGEKETEQYGSAITSQETVSVKEILSEPESFTDKPVVIEGEIAAVCPSGCWFDLNSDGLEIHVDIKPSGFEIPQKQGSQAAVEGTVELTGGQVNFIGTGVRIK; this is encoded by the coding sequence ATGAAAAAGACAATGATTAACATAACAGCATCAGCAGTAATTCTGGCAGCCGCACTCTTCATCGCCGGCTGCGGCGAAAAAGAGACCGAGCAATACGGCAGCGCGATAACATCTCAAGAGACCGTTTCTGTTAAGGAGATTTTGAGCGAGCCGGAGTCCTTCACCGATAAACCGGTAGTCATAGAGGGCGAGATAGCGGCGGTATGCCCGAGCGGCTGCTGGTTTGACCTAAACAGCGACGGTCTGGAAATACATGTCGATATAAAACCCAGCGGCTTTGAAATCCCCCAAAAGCAGGGATCACAGGCGGCCGTTGAAGGAACGGTAGAACTCACCGGCGGACAAGTAAACTTCATAGGAACGGGAGTGCGAATAAAATGA
- a CDS encoding YgiQ family radical SAM protein: protein MPTTRPELKKHGRRNPDIILVTADAYVDHPSFGAALIGRYLESLGFSVAILDQPDWRSADDFRSLGRPRLFWGITSGAVDSRLNNYASMGHRRKKDVYSPGGKTGIRPDKPLLSYAARAREAFADVPIILGGLEASLRRLVHYDYIEDRMKRSSLTDAKADMLVFGMGELAIAQIARRLDSGESISDMTDIAGTAFPLLKSNDPGRDAMLASLCATTDSPPIQKNAMPASQKEGKETLPVLLPSLQEQTENSELVMTAQLEYQKHALPGGKPVVQEQNPGWIQVNPPMRPLTTAEMDALYELPFTRRWHPKYDALGGIPALEPVKFSILSHRGCFGGCSFCSIFFHQGKEISSRSQESILAEAESFTVHPDFKGTIQDVGGPSANMYRMGCTRKSICRRPSCIFPNICPDLNTDHKPLISLLQKLADWKRRQKKKSHVFVSSGIRSDLANLCPEYIDLVAKEFVSGHLKVAPEHTSRRVLNLMGKPGFGTHRKFEQAFAKSSAAAGKKQYLVPYFISSHPGCGEDEALELAEYLIKNNLRLRQVQDFTPGPLAMSTAMFVSGLSPEMKRIFVARGRKDKKLQASLIQYFMPENAGEVAAFLKRKRRHDLLKKIPRPRRR, encoded by the coding sequence TTGCCTACAACGCGGCCGGAGCTGAAAAAGCACGGGCGGCGGAATCCCGACATTATCCTCGTGACGGCGGATGCATATGTTGACCACCCATCATTCGGTGCGGCTCTTATCGGGCGGTACCTGGAGAGCCTGGGTTTCAGCGTGGCGATACTTGACCAGCCCGACTGGCGTAGTGCCGACGATTTCCGCTCGCTGGGCCGGCCGCGGCTGTTCTGGGGGATTACCTCGGGTGCGGTTGACTCGCGGCTGAATAACTACGCCTCGATGGGGCACCGCCGCAAAAAGGATGTCTATTCGCCCGGCGGCAAAACCGGAATCCGGCCGGACAAACCCCTGCTAAGCTATGCCGCCCGCGCCCGGGAGGCATTTGCGGACGTGCCGATTATACTCGGTGGACTCGAGGCATCGCTTCGCAGGCTGGTGCATTATGACTATATCGAAGACCGCATGAAACGCTCATCGCTTACCGACGCCAAGGCGGATATGCTGGTCTTCGGCATGGGTGAGCTGGCAATCGCCCAGATCGCCCGCCGTCTTGACAGCGGCGAATCCATATCTGATATGACCGACATCGCCGGCACCGCTTTCCCGCTGCTTAAATCGAACGATCCCGGTAGAGACGCAATGCTTGCGTCTCTCTGCGCCACAACAGATTCCCCGCCAATTCAAAAAAACGCAATGCCTGCGTCTCAGAAGGAAGGAAAGGAAACTTTGCCAGTCCTGCTGCCCTCTCTGCAAGAGCAGACCGAAAACAGCGAGCTGGTGATGACAGCGCAGCTTGAGTACCAGAAACACGCCCTGCCCGGCGGAAAACCCGTTGTGCAGGAACAGAATCCCGGCTGGATACAGGTCAACCCGCCGATGCGGCCGCTCACCACCGCGGAAATGGACGCCTTGTACGAGCTGCCGTTCACACGCCGCTGGCACCCAAAATATGATGCACTCGGCGGCATACCGGCATTGGAGCCGGTGAAGTTCTCGATACTCTCGCACCGCGGCTGTTTCGGCGGCTGTTCGTTCTGCTCGATTTTCTTTCACCAGGGCAAAGAAATATCATCACGCTCGCAGGAATCAATACTCGCCGAAGCGGAGTCATTCACGGTGCACCCGGATTTCAAGGGCACCATCCAGGATGTCGGCGGCCCCAGCGCCAACATGTACCGCATGGGCTGCACACGCAAGAGCATCTGCCGGCGGCCAAGCTGTATATTCCCCAATATCTGCCCCGACCTGAACACCGACCATAAGCCGCTGATATCGCTGCTGCAAAAACTGGCGGACTGGAAACGCCGGCAGAAGAAGAAGTCGCATGTATTCGTATCTTCCGGCATTCGCAGCGACCTGGCGAACCTCTGCCCGGAATATATAGACCTCGTGGCAAAGGAGTTTGTCAGCGGACATCTAAAGGTAGCGCCGGAACATACAAGCCGCCGCGTGCTCAACCTCATGGGCAAGCCCGGCTTCGGCACGCATAGGAAATTTGAACAGGCCTTCGCCAAAAGCTCTGCCGCCGCCGGCAAGAAACAGTACCTCGTGCCGTATTTTATCAGCTCACACCCGGGCTGCGGAGAAGATGAAGCTCTCGAGCTGGCGGAATATCTGATAAAAAACAACCTTCGCCTCCGTCAGGTGCAGGATTTCACGCCCGGCCCGCTGGCAATGTCAACCGCTATGTTCGTCTCGGGCCTTTCGCCAGAGATGAAGCGTATATTCGTGGCTCGCGGCAGAAAAGACAAAAAACTCCAGGCATCGCTTATCCAGTATTTCATGCCGGAGAACGCCGGCGAGGTAGCCGCGTTCCTAAAACGCAAACGCCGCCACGACCTGCTAAAAAAAATCCCCCGCCCCAGACGCAGGTAA
- a CDS encoding addiction module protein, translating into MTKAEKLEAMELLWDAISHDSTPVQSPSWHKGVLDKRREKIVSNQAHFITLEKLKERLR; encoded by the coding sequence ATGACTAAAGCCGAGAAACTTGAAGCAATGGAACTATTATGGGATGCGATTTCTCATGATTCGACGCCGGTGCAATCACCCAGTTGGCATAAGGGCGTTTTAGATAAAAGGAGAGAGAAGATAGTTTCAAATCAGGCTCACTTCATTACTCTTGAAAAGCTAAAAGAACGTCTGCGTTGA
- the tyrS gene encoding tyrosine--tRNA ligase yields MDTAESLKLLKRGTVEVYSEDELGERLEEAAKRGIQLRVKLGMDPTAPDIHLGHTVVLRKLRQFQDMGHKAILIIGDYTARIGDPTGQNSTRPVLSGEDIEANAQTYFEQAGRILDTSEDKLEVRPNSEWLKNLDLVAVIKLCSSMTVARMLERDTFDLRYKKGDPISIHEFLYPLMQGYDSVCIEADVELGGTDQTFNNLVGRDLQKQHGQKPQIVMTMPILVGLDGVEKMSKSKGNYIGVTDSPGDMFGKVMSISDEMMENYFTLLTDVPEDKIKELVNPAKSHPRDSKIALAKEIIKTYHGADAADAAADEFDKVFSQKQLPSDMDEVKIPAEDIMLSKLITECGFAASGGEAKRLAKQGGVTIDGEKKTNPAEMITPAEGMILKVGKLKYAKISLN; encoded by the coding sequence ATGGACACAGCAGAGAGTTTGAAGCTGCTTAAACGCGGCACTGTAGAGGTTTACAGCGAAGATGAACTTGGCGAGAGGCTCGAAGAAGCCGCCAAACGCGGCATACAGCTCCGCGTTAAGCTGGGCATGGACCCGACCGCGCCGGATATTCACCTGGGCCATACCGTGGTTCTGCGTAAGCTCCGCCAGTTTCAGGATATGGGGCACAAGGCGATCCTGATTATCGGCGATTATACCGCCCGTATCGGCGATCCTACCGGCCAGAACTCAACGCGGCCTGTGCTCTCGGGCGAGGATATCGAGGCCAACGCCCAGACGTACTTCGAGCAGGCCGGCAGGATTCTCGACACCAGTGAGGACAAACTTGAGGTGCGGCCAAACAGTGAGTGGCTCAAAAATCTTGACCTGGTGGCGGTTATCAAGCTGTGCAGCTCCATGACCGTCGCGCGGATGCTCGAGCGGGATACGTTTGACCTGCGGTACAAAAAGGGCGATCCGATCAGCATACACGAGTTTCTCTACCCGCTGATGCAGGGCTACGATTCGGTCTGCATAGAGGCCGATGTCGAGCTGGGCGGCACAGACCAGACGTTCAACAACCTCGTCGGCCGCGACCTGCAGAAACAGCACGGCCAGAAACCCCAGATTGTCATGACCATGCCGATACTCGTCGGGCTTGACGGCGTGGAGAAGATGAGCAAGAGCAAGGGCAACTACATCGGCGTTACCGATTCGCCCGGCGATATGTTCGGCAAGGTGATGAGCATATCCGATGAGATGATGGAGAATTACTTCACGCTGCTGACCGATGTGCCCGAGGATAAGATAAAAGAGCTCGTCAATCCGGCAAAATCTCACCCCCGCGACTCGAAAATCGCCCTGGCAAAGGAGATCATCAAGACCTACCACGGCGCCGACGCCGCTGACGCCGCCGCGGATGAGTTCGACAAGGTGTTCTCACAGAAACAGCTTCCAAGCGATATGGACGAGGTCAAAATCCCCGCCGAGGATATCATGCTGAGCAAACTGATAACCGAATGCGGATTCGCGGCCTCCGGCGGAGAGGCAAAACGCCTGGCAAAACAGGGCGGCGTAACAATCGACGGCGAAAAGAAAACCAACCCCGCAGAGATGATTACCCCCGCCGAGGGCATGATACTGAAAGTCGGCAAACTAAAATACGCAAAGATCAGCTTAAACTAA
- a CDS encoding ABC transporter ATP-binding protein, which produces MTDTIVKAEKLSKTYKLFAEEIRAVDNVDIEIKKGEFVSLMGPSGSGKTTMLDMIGCLDSVSSGRLEILGRDVSNLPEKKLVEIRRGKIGFIFQDFSLIPSLTALENIQLTLYFAGINRDTSETVKLLERVGLGKRINHLPKQMSGGENQRVAIARSLAANPEFLLADEPTGHLDSETSQEIVNVFKQLNVEDGLTIILATHDSSLGLQTPRTIYLRDGKIDKKEKASA; this is translated from the coding sequence ATGACAGACACAATTGTAAAAGCAGAAAAACTCTCCAAAACATATAAACTCTTCGCAGAAGAAATCAGAGCGGTTGACAACGTGGATATCGAGATAAAAAAAGGTGAATTTGTCTCCCTTATGGGCCCCTCCGGCTCGGGTAAGACGACGATGCTGGATATGATAGGCTGCCTGGACAGTGTGAGCTCCGGCAGGCTCGAGATACTCGGCCGCGACGTATCAAATCTGCCGGAAAAAAAACTTGTCGAGATACGCAGAGGAAAGATTGGATTTATTTTCCAGGACTTCTCGCTGATCCCGAGTCTTACGGCACTTGAGAATATACAGCTTACTCTCTACTTTGCCGGCATAAACCGCGATACGTCCGAGACGGTAAAGCTCCTTGAGCGTGTCGGGCTTGGAAAGCGTATTAACCATCTACCAAAGCAGATGTCCGGCGGAGAAAATCAGCGTGTCGCCATAGCCCGTTCACTCGCCGCCAATCCCGAATTTCTGCTGGCAGACGAGCCGACCGGGCATCTTGACTCGGAGACGTCACAGGAGATTGTAAATGTTTTCAAACAGCTCAACGTCGAAGACGGTTTGACAATAATCCTGGCAACGCACGATAGCAGCCTCGGTCTCCAGACGCCGCGGACTATCTACCTGCGGGACGGCAAAATCGACAAAAAAGAAAAGGCTTCAGCGTGA
- a CDS encoding metal-sensitive transcriptional regulator: MAKNPDHTDNMAALRRIEGQVRGVQKMITERKYCIDILMQISAIKGALSSVESKILKKHFHNCVANTMKDGGEADKEEKLDEIFKLIQRIKGA, encoded by the coding sequence ATGGCAAAAAATCCGGATCACACAGACAACATGGCCGCACTCAGGCGAATCGAGGGCCAGGTACGCGGCGTTCAGAAAATGATAACTGAACGTAAATACTGTATTGATATACTTATGCAGATATCCGCGATAAAAGGCGCTCTGAGCAGTGTCGAGTCAAAGATTCTCAAAAAGCACTTTCACAACTGTGTAGCTAACACCATGAAGGACGGCGGCGAAGCTGATAAGGAAGAGAAACTCGACGAGATATTCAAGCTCATACAGCGAATAAAAGGAGCCTGA
- a CDS encoding AraC family transcriptional regulator: protein MSIYDIIGTRRRVLLNLADYGLPEVPLLGVNIQSSATNELEQHVHRGCLELVYMIRGRQVFTVGGREYHVSGNQIFLTQPDVPHGSGSYIMQRSLFYWLHVYLPPTPQSILSLTNRESLLLADALGGIGSCMFNGDKKIEVLFEELFKIAFSPGADLQRLSMSSRLTELLLRVVECSRREDSVTVTAELQRVLDLLEANPDRYFSVDELAAAAGLSASRFKAKFKRRVGIPPAEYQLRKKIDNASQLLSRTSKSVTDIAYSLGFSSSQYFATVFKRYTMKTPIQYRRDSR, encoded by the coding sequence ATGAGTATTTATGATATAATAGGAACGCGGCGGCGGGTTCTGCTTAATCTTGCGGATTACGGCCTTCCTGAAGTGCCTCTTCTGGGGGTTAATATCCAGAGCTCAGCCACGAATGAGCTCGAACAGCACGTGCATAGGGGCTGTCTTGAGCTGGTGTATATGATACGCGGCAGGCAGGTGTTTACCGTCGGCGGCAGGGAGTATCACGTCAGCGGGAACCAGATTTTCCTGACCCAGCCCGATGTCCCCCACGGCAGCGGCAGCTACATCATGCAGCGGAGCCTTTTTTACTGGCTGCACGTGTATCTCCCGCCAACGCCGCAAAGCATACTCTCGCTAACAAACAGGGAGTCTCTTCTCCTGGCTGATGCCCTTGGCGGCATTGGCAGCTGCATGTTCAACGGCGATAAGAAGATAGAGGTTTTGTTTGAAGAGCTGTTTAAGATCGCCTTCTCACCCGGGGCTGATTTGCAGAGGCTCTCAATGTCGAGCCGGCTTACCGAGCTTCTGCTCAGGGTGGTGGAGTGCAGCCGGCGGGAGGATTCTGTTACTGTAACGGCAGAGCTGCAAAGGGTGCTTGATTTGCTCGAGGCAAACCCCGACAGATATTTCAGTGTTGATGAGCTTGCCGCGGCGGCGGGACTCTCAGCCTCACGCTTCAAGGCGAAATTCAAACGCCGTGTCGGCATACCGCCGGCGGAATACCAGCTCCGCAAAAAGATCGACAACGCATCACAGCTTCTCAGCCGGACATCAAAATCCGTTACGGATATCGCCTACTCGCTGGGCTTTTCATCGAGTCAGTATTTCGCTACGGTCTTTAAACGCTACACAATGAAAACCCCCATCCAGTACAGACGCGATTCACGCTGA
- a CDS encoding ABC transporter permease, with product MNVLNLSAKNLKRKKIRTSLTIGGVAIAVAVLVSLAGFDRGYQKSLTGNIDKMGYQLLVTAKGCPYEAATLMLKGGGGLRYMEDDIYNKIKNDPRIDKITPQLVSTAFDPDRQEGQGGFVMYMGITDSYLELKPWSKFQNGGWFSSDTAEEVIMGYEAAEVEQRHVGDEIYIPKIDKILKVVGIFERTGTQDDGIIFMPLKTTQNIFSLDGKLTGVGLKLKDIQQIAEFEEDLYNEPGIQVISMAQVRGTILNLISSAKVMANSIGIIAVFIAVIGVVNTILMSVFERTREIGVMKAIGASKAAVFRLIWTETILVCSVGGLLGCVLAIVGSGIVEHIIKAVLPYAPEGEIVLIGPSLLLAAIAGTIITGFVAGIYPAWRASSMRPVEAIRTGE from the coding sequence ATGAACGTGTTAAATTTATCAGCAAAGAACCTCAAGCGTAAAAAAATCCGTACCTCGCTGACAATCGGCGGCGTCGCGATCGCTGTGGCGGTTCTGGTGAGCCTGGCCGGTTTTGACCGGGGTTACCAGAAGTCGCTGACCGGCAATATTGACAAGATGGGTTATCAGCTTCTGGTAACCGCCAAGGGCTGCCCGTATGAAGCCGCGACACTTATGCTCAAAGGCGGCGGCGGGCTGCGATACATGGAAGACGATATATATAACAAAATTAAAAACGACCCGAGAATCGACAAGATTACTCCCCAGCTGGTCTCAACGGCTTTTGACCCGGACAGACAGGAAGGCCAGGGCGGATTCGTGATGTATATGGGAATCACGGATTCGTATCTCGAACTCAAACCATGGTCGAAGTTTCAAAACGGCGGCTGGTTCTCCAGTGATACCGCCGAAGAGGTCATCATGGGCTACGAGGCCGCCGAGGTCGAACAGCGCCATGTCGGTGATGAGATTTATATTCCGAAGATAGACAAGATCCTCAAGGTTGTCGGCATATTCGAGCGAACCGGCACACAGGACGACGGCATAATATTCATGCCTCTGAAAACCACACAGAATATTTTTTCACTCGATGGCAAACTCACCGGTGTCGGGCTCAAGCTCAAGGATATCCAGCAAATAGCCGAATTTGAAGAAGATCTCTACAACGAACCGGGGATCCAGGTAATCAGCATGGCACAGGTACGCGGAACGATACTAAACCTGATATCCTCGGCAAAGGTGATGGCAAACTCAATCGGGATTATCGCCGTCTTCATAGCGGTCATAGGTGTGGTCAACACGATACTTATGTCAGTATTCGAGCGAACCCGCGAGATCGGAGTCATGAAAGCCATCGGTGCTTCTAAGGCGGCAGTATTCCGGCTGATATGGACAGAAACAATACTTGTCTGCTCTGTCGGCGGCCTTCTGGGCTGTGTACTCGCCATCGTCGGCAGCGGCATAGTAGAGCATATCATAAAGGCCGTTCTGCCATACGCGCCGGAGGGCGAAATCGTACTTATAGGGCCCTCGCTGCTCCTGGCAGCAATAGCGGGAACGATCATAACCGGCTTTGTCGCCGGCATATACCCTGCATGGCGGGCGTCTTCGATGCGGCCTGTAGAAGCCATAAGAACAGGAGAATAA
- a CDS encoding DUF502 domain-containing protein has protein sequence MIRKISKLFFQGLMAVLPIIVTAYILYWLASTAESVLGSMIKLVLPSEYYIPGMGVAAGVGVVFAAGALLRLWLFRRLFRWGERLLQRLPLIKSIYGAISSLMDFLDSSKKKDFNRVVLVNFHKEVKMIGLVTREDFEGLPCELGMDDKVAVLLPWSYQMGGITIVVSRSRLEPLEMDVNVALKFMLTGGVNTSKQQ, from the coding sequence ATGATAAGAAAAATCAGCAAACTATTTTTTCAGGGGCTGATGGCTGTTTTGCCGATAATAGTCACGGCCTACATCCTTTACTGGCTGGCCTCGACGGCTGAATCTGTTCTGGGCAGCATGATAAAACTGGTATTGCCCTCTGAGTACTACATTCCCGGCATGGGCGTCGCTGCGGGTGTTGGGGTAGTGTTTGCCGCCGGCGCACTGCTTCGGCTCTGGCTGTTCAGGCGGCTCTTTCGCTGGGGTGAGAGGCTTCTGCAGCGGCTGCCTCTTATAAAATCGATCTATGGGGCGATAAGCAGCCTGATGGATTTCCTTGATTCATCCAAGAAAAAGGATTTCAATAGAGTTGTCCTGGTGAATTTCCACAAGGAAGTAAAAATGATAGGCCTTGTCACCCGTGAGGATTTCGAGGGCCTGCCATGCGAGCTGGGCATGGATGACAAGGTTGCCGTTCTGCTTCCGTGGAGTTATCAGATGGGCGGAATAACCATAGTGGTTTCCCGCTCAAGACTGGAGCCTCTTGAAATGGATGTGAACGTAGCTCTAAAGTTTATGTTGACCGGTGGTGTTAATACCTCAAAACAGCAGTGA